The following is a genomic window from Roseitalea porphyridii.
CGCGAGCACCCAGACCGGCTGCGTCGTGCCGATGATGTCGGGGTTGCTTATCACCATGTCCCGAAGCTGTGTCCGCACGCCTTGCGACAGGAGCGCGTTCGCGTCGCGCTGGGCGTCGCTGTCGTCCTCGCCGATGCCGAGCTCGTCGTACAGTGCCCTTTGCGCCAGCAGCGGGTAGTTGGCCGTCAGCATCGCCATCGAGCTCGTGTCGCGCCCGCCGTCGGGATCGATCACCTGCTCGTCGAAATTGATGTTGAGCTGGATGCTCGTCTGCCGGAAGGCGGTGTAGCCGTCCATGATGATCGAGGCGAGCAGCAGGAAAAGGAACAGAAGGCCAAGGCCGATGGCGATCAGCCCGTAGGCGCGGAAGCGGCGCTCGGCGGCGTACCGGCCCTTCAGGCCGATGTCGCGGCGCCCCGTCTTGCGGGCGGGCGCAGTCTTCCCGGACGTCAGCGTGGCGTCGGTCATTCGTACTGCTCCCGGTACTTGCGGACGATGTAGAGCGCGTAGACGTTCAGCGCCAGCGTGATGAAGAACAACGTGATGCCGAGCGCGAAGGCGACCAGCGTCTGCGGGGAGGTGAACTCGAGGTCGCCGGTGAGCTGGCTGACGATCTTCACCGTCACCGTCGTCATCGGTTCGAACGGATTGATGGTCAGGTTGGCGGCGATGCCGGCGGCCATGACCACGATCATCGTCTCGCCGATCGCCCGCGAGGCGGTCATCAGGAGCGCGCCGACGACGCCGGGCAGCGCGGCGGGCAGGATCACCCGTTTGACGGTTTCGGACCGCGTGGCGCCGAGGCCGAGCGAGCCGTCGCGCATCGAGCGCGGCACTGCGCTGATGATGTCGTCGGACAGCGAGGAGACGAACGGGATCAGCATGATCCCCATCACGAGGCCCGCCGTGAGCACGGACTGCGCCGAGATGAACCCGCTGACATCACCGGTGGCGATGCCGCTGATCTGCGCGGAAAGATCGCGCAGGAACGGGCCAACCGTGATCAGCGCGAAGAAGCCGTAGACGATCGTCGGGATGCCGGCGAGCACTTCCAGCAGCGGCTTGGCGATCGCGCGGAAGCGCGGACCGGCATATTCGGACATGTAGACGGCGGCGAACAGGCCGATCGGCACCGCGACGAGCATCGCGACGAAGGCGATGTAAAGCGTGCCGGCAAGCAGCGGGATCAGGCCGAACTGACCGGCGGCGTCGGGATCCTCGGCGTTGGCGAAGCGCGGATCCCACACCGTGCCGAAGAAGAAGTCCTGCGGCGGCACCTCGGAGAAGAAGCGTCCGGTCTCCGACAGCATCGAAAGGACGATGCCGATGGTCGTCAGGATGGCGACGGTCGATGCGAGGACGAGACCGGCATGGATGACGCCCTCGACCCGGTTGCGCGCCCGCAGCCGGGCCCTGATCTGGATGAAGGCGAGTGCGAATCCGCCAAACGACAGGCCCAGAACGAGGATCGAGCGCCACAGGCGGCTCGTGTCGGTCAGGCGGTTGAGAAGCTGGGCCGAGCCGATCATCCAGTCCTCGCCCTCGCCGGCGAGGGCCACGCCCTTTTCGGCGAGCAGCGGGCGCAGGCGGACGAAGCCCGCCGTGGCCTGCGTCATCTCCTGTTCGGTCAGAAGGCGCAGGCCGCGTGCGATCGATTCGACCATGTTGACCGCCAGCCCCTGCTGGGTCGGCGACATGTCGATGCGTTCGTTGGCGGGGATCGAGGCCTGGATCTGGTTCTCGATGACGACCGGCGCGGTGAAGACCCACGCCGCGAGCACGAGAAGGGCGGGAATGGTGGCCCAGATCAGAACGTACGATCCGTAATATCCGGGACGGGAATGAAGCTTGGACGTCTCGCCGGCGACCACGTTGCGCGAGCGCGCCGCGCCCACCAGATAGCCGACCGCACCCAGAACGAGCACGATCGTTACGAGCAATGCGACAGACATGCCAAGCCAACCCCGGTTCTCAGCGTCGCGTCATGCCTGAGGCGGCTGCGCGGACGTCGGTTCTTATTCGGGCTCCGGCCGGCCATCGGGGCCGAAGCGGGATGACGCGGCCGTAGCCGCGTCATCGATGTGTGCCGGACGCGGACCCTTAAAGGGTTTCGCCGGACTCGAAGCCTTCGCGGACGGCTTCACGCTCTTCTTCCGGCGCGGCCACCAGGCCGTAGTCGGACAGCGGGCTGTTCGGGCCGATCATCGCGTCGGAGGTGAAGAAGGCCACATACTCGCGCAGGCCCGGAATGACGTCCAGGTGAGCCTTCTTGACGTAGAAGAACAGCGGACGCGAGACCGGGTATTCGCCCGAGGCGATCGACTCGGTCGACGGGGTCACGCCGCTCATCGTGGCGACCTTCAGCTTGTCGGTGTTGTTTTCGTAGAAGGCCAGGCCAAACACGCCCATGCCTTCCTTGTTGGCGTCGATGCGGGCGAGGGTCTCGGTGTAGTCACCGTCGATGTCGACCGCAGCGCCGTCCTTGCGGACCGCGTAGCAGTTCTCTTCGGCGGTGTCCTCGTCCATGCCGGCATCCATGCGGGCCTGCATGTCGCCGGCTTCTTCACAGCCGACCAGCAGCACCTTTTCCTCGAACACTTCACGGGTGCCGTGCTTTTCGCCCGGGATGTAGGCGGCGATGTCCCAATCGGGGAAGTCGGGGTTCACGTCGGCCCAGGTTTCGTTCGGGTTGTCGACCAGTTCGCCGTCGACGGTGATCTGCGCGGCCAGGGCCTTGTAGACGTCGATCGGCTCGAGCGCGAAGTCCGGGCCGTTGATGTCGGTGGCGAAGACGATGCCGTCATAACCGATCCGGATTTCCTGGATTTCGGTGACGCCGTTGTTGGCGCACTCTTCGACTTCGCTGTCGCGGATCTGGCGCGAAGCGTTGGCGATGTCGATGAACTCGGTGCCGACGCCGCGGCAGAATTCCTTCAGGCCGGCCGACGAACCGCCCGACTCGACGATCGGCGTGGGGAAGTCGGGGAAGGTCTCGCCGAAGTTCTCGGCAACGATCGTGGCGTAGGGAAGAACGGTCGAAGAGCCGGCGATCTGCACCTGATCGCGCGCCTGGGCGGCGGTCGTCAGCGCAGTTGCGCCAAGGGCTGCAACGAGTGCAACTTTCAAGGATTTCATGGGTAACTCCCGATAGGGCTCGTGTCCAAAATGCCGCAAGGCGGCCGTGGCTGCCAACTAGGGCTGGCGGGCCTCGTTGTAGCGGCCCCGCGATGTGGCTTTTATGACAGGCGTGAAACAGTTTTGTGACAGTTCAACTGTCTGTTTCTACAGTATTTTCCATTTTCCGGATCGGCTTTTCCGGTGTCAGGGCGGGAATTGTGACAAGCACCGTCGTGCCTTCGCCCGGCCGTGAGCGGATCGTCAGGCGTCCCTCGTGGCGGGTGACGATGTGCTTGACGATCGCAAGACCGAGACCGGTCCCCTGCTTGCCGCGGCTGGTTTCCACGTCGACCCGGTAGAACCGCTCGGTCAGGCGCGGCAGATGTTCCTCGGCGATGCCCGGCCCGTGGTCCCGGACCTCGACCGCGATCGCGGCCAGTCCGCCAAGCTCGGCCGGCCGGGCGGTGATGTCGATGCGCTTGCCGTCGCCGCCATACTTGATCGCGTTCTCGACCAGATTGTCGAACAGCTGGATCAGCTCGTCGCGGCTGCCATGCACCTCGCATCGGGCCCCGGGAACCGAGGCGCGGTCGAAGGCGATGGTGATGTCGTCGCGCGCGGCCACGGGCTGGAAGGCGCCGACGACATGGACGAGCGCATCGATCAGGTCGACGCGGGCGAAGTCGGACCGGCCCAGCGCGGTCTCGAAGCGGCTCAGGGAGAGAAGGTCGTCGATCAGCCGGGACATCCGCTCGGCCTGCTCGTGCATGATCGCCAGGAAGCGGTCGCGGGCGGCGGCATCGTCGCGCGCCGGTCCCGACAGGGTCTCGATGAAGCCGGCGAGCGAGGCCAGCGGCGTGCGCAGCTCGTGGCTGGCATTGGCGATGAAGTCCGTGCGCATCCGCTCGGCGCGGCGCACCTCGGAAAGGTCGCGGAAGTGGACGAGGAAGTCGCGCTGGCCCTCGCCGACGCGCGGCAGTGCGGCGATCGACACCAGGAACCAGTGTTCGCGCGGGGTCCGCTCGACCAGTTCGACCGGCGCCGGCGAGCCGCCCGCGAGCGCCGACTGTATCATGTCGAGCACTTCGGGCGACCGGTACCGGATCAGCACCGAGGTGCCCGGCTGCATGGAGCCGAGCACGCGCCGATATTGCGCGTTGGCGTGGCGCACCGTGCCGCGCCGGTCGATCAGCAGCAGCGGATCGGGGATGCCGTCGAGCGCGGCGCCGTAGAGACTGACCTCCTGGCGCAGCGCACCGCCGGCGCCGGCCGCCGCGCGGCGCCGCTCGGAGATGGTGCGCACCGGCGCGAAGGCGCTGACCAGCACCATGATCGCGCCGAGGACGGCGAACTGCCCCGTCGTGATGTGGCCGCCTACGACGAGCGCGCCGAACAGGAACAGCGCGGCGCCAAGCGGGAACCGGTTGGAGACGAGGCGTCGGCGCATTCCGGCCATCCGGCTTGCCCAGTTCGGTTTGTCGTCGTCGGGATGCATCGCGTACCTGCAGCGCCGGAAAGGCTAACCCTGATTATGGCGCAACGGCGCCCAACGGAAGCCGGTTTGTTGCGACCGGGCCGCTTGCATTGCGCCGGCGCCGGGTTAGCGTGCGCCCTGTTGCATGGTGATGACAAGGTGTGGCGCGGGGGCGCCGCAGGAAGGGGCGATATGACAGCACTGGACGTGGAGTATGGACGGCAGATCGAGGTGGACGTCGAAGGCGAAACGCGCGTGTTCGATATCGACGATCCGGACCTGCCGGACTGGGTGGACGATCGCGACCTGATCGCCGGCGGCTATCCCTATGACGACAAGATGGACGGCGACCTCTACGACGAACAGCTGCGCGCCCTGCAGGAACAGCTCGTCCAGCTCCAGGGCCACATGCAGCGGACCGGCGAGCGGATCATCGCGCTGTTCGAGGGCCGCGACGCGGCCGGCAAGGGCGGGACGATCAGCCGCTTCCGCCAATATCTCAATCCGCGTCACGCGCGTGTCGTCGCCCTGCCCAAGCCGTCCGACCGCGAGCGCGGCCAATGGTACTTCCAGCGCTATGTCGACCATTTCCCCACCGAAAGCGAGATCGTCGCCTTCGACCGCTCCTGGTACAATCGCGGCGGCGTCGAGCCGGTGATGGGGTTCTGCACGACCGAGCAGCACACCGCCTTCCTCGGCGACGCGCCCAACTTCGAGCGCATCATCGTCGACGAGGGCATCCACTTCTTCAAGCTGTGGCTGAACATCGGCCGCGAGACCCAGCTCAAGCGGTTCCACGACCGCCGCCATTCCACGCTCAAGCACTGGAAGCTGTCGGACATCGACATCATCGGCATGCACAAATGGGACGACTACACGCGTGCCCGCAACCAGATGATCGCGGCGACGCACACCCGCCACGCGCCATGGACGGTGGTCCGCTTCAACGACAAGCGGCGCGGCCGCATCGCGGTGCTCCGGCACATCCTGCGGGCGATCGAGTTCGACGGTCGCGACCTCGAGGCGATCGGCGAGCCCGATCCCAACATCATCGGCGATGGCCTGGAGATGCTCGACGACTGAGCGTCCGCTACTCGGCGGCTGCGGGCCTGATCCGCGCCGAGAGCAGATTGACCGCCCGGTCGCCGCCCTCGATGTCGGTCTGCAGGATGACGAAGCCGGGCTCGCGCGGCGCCGAGCCCTGCGGCAGGTCGACATGGAAAAGGAACTCGGTCTCGGCCTGGTCGACGTTGAAACGCCGCCGGCCGCAATCGCCGAGCGGCCCGAACTCGCAGGTCACCGACATCTGCGTCGGCTCGCCGTCGTCCGAGCGCGCGCGCAGGCTGATCTGGACACGGCCGCCGGCCAGCCGCTGCAGCACGCCGGGCGGCACGTCGATATAGACGCGACCTTCGCCGCCGGGCGTGATCAGGCGCGCATAGTCGCCGAACGGGTCGCTCTCGATCGAGGCGGTGGCCCCGCCCTCGAGCCGCAGCACGGCCGG
Proteins encoded in this region:
- a CDS encoding ATP-binding protein, with product MRRRLVSNRFPLGAALFLFGALVVGGHITTGQFAVLGAIMVLVSAFAPVRTISERRRAAAGAGGALRQEVSLYGAALDGIPDPLLLIDRRGTVRHANAQYRRVLGSMQPGTSVLIRYRSPEVLDMIQSALAGGSPAPVELVERTPREHWFLVSIAALPRVGEGQRDFLVHFRDLSEVRRAERMRTDFIANASHELRTPLASLAGFIETLSGPARDDAAARDRFLAIMHEQAERMSRLIDDLLSLSRFETALGRSDFARVDLIDALVHVVGAFQPVAARDDITIAFDRASVPGARCEVHGSRDELIQLFDNLVENAIKYGGDGKRIDITARPAELGGLAAIAVEVRDHGPGIAEEHLPRLTERFYRVDVETSRGKQGTGLGLAIVKHIVTRHEGRLTIRSRPGEGTTVLVTIPALTPEKPIRKMENTVETDS
- the ppk2 gene encoding polyphosphate kinase 2, translated to MTALDVEYGRQIEVDVEGETRVFDIDDPDLPDWVDDRDLIAGGYPYDDKMDGDLYDEQLRALQEQLVQLQGHMQRTGERIIALFEGRDAAGKGGTISRFRQYLNPRHARVVALPKPSDRERGQWYFQRYVDHFPTESEIVAFDRSWYNRGGVEPVMGFCTTEQHTAFLGDAPNFERIIVDEGIHFFKLWLNIGRETQLKRFHDRRHSTLKHWKLSDIDIIGMHKWDDYTRARNQMIAATHTRHAPWTVVRFNDKRRGRIAVLRHILRAIEFDGRDLEAIGEPDPNIIGDGLEMLDD
- the pstC gene encoding phosphate ABC transporter permease subunit PstC encodes the protein MSVALLVTIVLVLGAVGYLVGAARSRNVVAGETSKLHSRPGYYGSYVLIWATIPALLVLAAWVFTAPVVIENQIQASIPANERIDMSPTQQGLAVNMVESIARGLRLLTEQEMTQATAGFVRLRPLLAEKGVALAGEGEDWMIGSAQLLNRLTDTSRLWRSILVLGLSFGGFALAFIQIRARLRARNRVEGVIHAGLVLASTVAILTTIGIVLSMLSETGRFFSEVPPQDFFFGTVWDPRFANAEDPDAAGQFGLIPLLAGTLYIAFVAMLVAVPIGLFAAVYMSEYAGPRFRAIAKPLLEVLAGIPTIVYGFFALITVGPFLRDLSAQISGIATGDVSGFISAQSVLTAGLVMGIMLIPFVSSLSDDIISAVPRSMRDGSLGLGATRSETVKRVILPAALPGVVGALLMTASRAIGETMIVVMAAGIAANLTINPFEPMTTVTVKIVSQLTGDLEFTSPQTLVAFALGITLFFITLALNVYALYIVRKYREQYE
- a CDS encoding substrate-binding domain-containing protein codes for the protein MKSLKVALVAALGATALTTAAQARDQVQIAGSSTVLPYATIVAENFGETFPDFPTPIVESGGSSAGLKEFCRGVGTEFIDIANASRQIRDSEVEECANNGVTEIQEIRIGYDGIVFATDINGPDFALEPIDVYKALAAQITVDGELVDNPNETWADVNPDFPDWDIAAYIPGEKHGTREVFEEKVLLVGCEEAGDMQARMDAGMDEDTAEENCYAVRKDGAAVDIDGDYTETLARIDANKEGMGVFGLAFYENNTDKLKVATMSGVTPSTESIASGEYPVSRPLFFYVKKAHLDVIPGLREYVAFFTSDAMIGPNSPLSDYGLVAAPEEEREAVREGFESGETL